A region of Candidatus Leptovillus gracilis DNA encodes the following proteins:
- a CDS encoding ATP-binding cassette domain-containing protein encodes MKLEAQDVGFAYTPGTAVLHDVSLALAAGEILFLLGRNGSGKTTLLSCLGGVQKPTQGRVLLDGRPLHEYNAGERARRVGLIPQLHMPAFAYSVREMVLMGRAPHLRLFGSPSAADRAIADEALENVGLQALRERPYTEISGGERQLTLIARGLAQQCDVLLMDEPSAHLDMSNQHRVLEMVDQLARQGLSFIISSHAPNNALEYAGRVLLLYRGRVMAYGRPTETLTEPLLSTAYGLRMEMLYDHRNGQDVPRAVLAQRPLTLPAAALDWPDSPLAQAFQNGRNAPQLFIVTGLSGVGKTTWCGDLAQRARARGLRVAGLWSPGVFAHGRKLGIDLVNLHTEERRRLANLRGSAAAAVSTTQWAFDPEALAWGNRVMADAPDHDLLILDELGPLEFGRGEGLMAGLQVIDDGRYRVACVVIRPSLLPEAQARWPHAQIINPPPPASHEPSPNLV; translated from the coding sequence ATGAAATTAGAAGCGCAAGATGTCGGATTTGCCTATACGCCGGGGACGGCCGTGCTGCATGATGTGTCGTTGGCATTGGCTGCCGGGGAAATTCTGTTCCTGCTGGGGCGCAATGGCAGCGGCAAAACCACGCTGCTTTCCTGTCTGGGCGGCGTACAGAAGCCGACGCAGGGGCGGGTGTTGTTGGATGGCCGGCCGCTGCATGAATACAACGCCGGTGAACGGGCGCGGCGTGTGGGGCTTATTCCGCAGTTACACATGCCGGCCTTTGCCTACAGCGTGCGCGAGATGGTGTTGATGGGGCGCGCGCCCCATTTGCGGCTGTTTGGTTCGCCATCGGCGGCTGACCGGGCTATTGCTGATGAGGCGTTGGAGAATGTGGGGCTGCAAGCGCTGCGGGAACGGCCGTATACCGAAATTAGCGGCGGCGAGCGGCAGCTTACCCTCATCGCCCGGGGGCTGGCGCAGCAGTGCGACGTGCTGCTGATGGACGAACCATCGGCCCACCTGGATATGAGCAATCAGCATCGCGTATTAGAAATGGTAGACCAATTGGCGCGGCAGGGATTGTCTTTTATCATCTCATCGCACGCGCCGAACAACGCTTTGGAGTACGCCGGCCGGGTGCTGCTGCTGTACCGGGGGCGGGTGATGGCCTATGGCCGACCGACAGAGACGTTGACCGAGCCGCTGCTTTCGACCGCCTATGGACTGCGTATGGAGATGTTGTACGACCACAGGAATGGGCAGGATGTGCCGCGTGCAGTTCTGGCGCAGCGGCCGCTGACCCTGCCCGCCGCTGCCCTGGATTGGCCGGATTCGCCGCTGGCGCAAGCCTTTCAAAATGGGCGCAATGCGCCGCAGTTGTTCATTGTTACCGGGCTGAGCGGCGTGGGCAAGACAACCTGGTGCGGCGACCTGGCGCAGCGGGCGCGGGCGCGGGGTCTGCGGGTGGCCGGATTGTGGTCGCCAGGGGTGTTTGCGCACGGCCGTAAACTGGGCATTGACCTGGTGAATTTGCACACCGAGGAACGGCGGCGGTTGGCAAACCTGCGTGGTTCGGCAGCCGCGGCCGTGTCTACGACGCAGTGGGCCTTTGACCCGGAGGCCCTGGCCTGGGGCAACAGGGTGATGGCTGATGCGCCAGACCATGACCTGCTGATTCTGGACGAGTTAGGTCCGCTGGAATTTGGGCGAGGTGAGGGGTTGATGGCCGGTTTGCAGGTGATTGACGACGGCCGTTACCGGGTGGCTTGTGTGGTAATACGGCCGTCGCTGCTGCCAGAAGCCCAGGCGCGTTGGCCGCACGCCCAGATCATTAACCCACCACCGCCCGCCTCCCACGAGCCATCGCCGAACCTGGTTTAG
- a CDS encoding DUF190 domain-containing protein: MQLQGKALRVIIYIGESDRYQGKPLYMALLQFLKKEGAAGATAVRGLAGFGVHSRIHTATILDLSADLPMRLEWIDQPETVERLLPQVRQMVDDGLITVEEVDVLQYAPGRRPDPLAQPVRDVMRTEVILVGPDTPVAEVVTLLLQKGYRSLPVVDGNGRLQGIITDGDLLRRAGLSMRLDLQAELPPADWQRQLADLRAQGGTAIDLMTSPVITISSTAPLRQAVEQMTAHNLKRLPVVDGGRPGSGRLVGWISRVDILRTLEYHQPAVETHMESSPVGATIGEMMYRDVPTVSPQATLEEVLQALEHDRRRRAVVVDASQQVVGIISDGDLLRRSRQAANPSLLARLRRLVGGQPTDEPLPLLAAAETAVDLMTAPVITISIEATPNEALSLMMQHGVKRLPVVDGNGRLTGLLGRASLLRALVNGA; encoded by the coding sequence ATGCAGTTACAAGGTAAGGCGCTGCGGGTTATCATTTATATTGGTGAAAGTGATCGGTATCAGGGTAAGCCGTTGTACATGGCGCTGCTGCAATTCCTGAAGAAGGAAGGGGCCGCCGGGGCAACGGCCGTGCGTGGGTTGGCCGGGTTTGGCGTGCACAGCCGCATCCACACCGCCACCATTCTGGACCTTTCGGCCGATTTGCCCATGCGCCTGGAGTGGATAGACCAGCCGGAGACGGTGGAGCGGCTGCTGCCCCAGGTGCGCCAAATGGTGGATGATGGCCTGATCACGGTGGAAGAAGTGGACGTGCTGCAATATGCACCTGGCCGCCGCCCAGACCCATTGGCCCAACCGGTGCGTGACGTGATGCGCACAGAAGTGATTTTGGTCGGCCCGGATACGCCGGTGGCCGAAGTGGTGACGCTGCTGCTGCAAAAAGGGTATCGCAGTTTGCCGGTGGTGGATGGCAACGGCCGTCTCCAGGGTATCATCACCGACGGCGACCTGCTGCGCCGGGCCGGCCTGAGTATGCGCTTAGATTTGCAGGCCGAACTGCCGCCCGCCGACTGGCAGCGGCAGTTGGCGGACTTACGGGCGCAGGGGGGCACGGCCATTGACCTGATGACCAGCCCGGTGATTACAATCTCGTCTACAGCCCCGCTGCGCCAGGCCGTGGAGCAAATGACGGCCCATAACTTGAAACGGCTGCCGGTGGTGGATGGGGGGCGTCCTGGCAGCGGCCGTCTGGTCGGCTGGATCAGCCGGGTAGACATTTTGCGCACGCTGGAATACCACCAACCGGCCGTTGAGACACACATGGAGTCGTCGCCTGTTGGCGCGACTATCGGCGAGATGATGTACCGCGACGTGCCGACCGTCTCGCCGCAGGCCACCCTGGAAGAAGTCTTGCAGGCGTTGGAACACGACCGCCGCCGCCGGGCGGTGGTGGTAGACGCCAGCCAGCAGGTGGTTGGGATTATCAGCGATGGGGATCTGCTGCGCCGCAGCCGGCAGGCGGCCAACCCCAGCTTGCTGGCTCGCCTGCGCCGCCTGGTTGGCGGCCAGCCGACCGATGAACCGCTGCCTTTGTTGGCGGCTGCGGAAACGGCCGTTGACCTGATGACTGCCCCGGTGATCACCATTTCCATTGAAGCGACGCCGAACGAGGCGCTGAGCCTGATGATGCAGCACGGGGTCAAACGGCTGCCGGTGGTGGATGGGAACGGCCGTTTGACCGGCTTGTTGGGGCGAGCCAGCTTGCTGCGCGCCCTGGTAAATGGGGCGTAA
- a CDS encoding MFS transporter produces MGVDALAALIFGRLYDRHGLSVLIGVAFLSAFFAPLVFTTSLWAALAGMVVWGVSMGAQESVMRAAVAGMVSPDRRGSAYGVFNTGYGLAWFAGSALMGVLYDISLPALIAFSVLSQLAAVPVLYRLTKQESI; encoded by the coding sequence ATGGGTGTGGACGCCCTGGCAGCGCTCATATTCGGCCGTCTGTATGACCGGCATGGGTTGTCGGTTTTAATAGGCGTCGCGTTCTTGTCTGCTTTTTTTGCGCCATTGGTGTTTACCACCAGCCTGTGGGCGGCGCTGGCGGGCATGGTTGTGTGGGGCGTCAGCATGGGGGCGCAGGAATCGGTGATGCGCGCCGCTGTGGCCGGCATGGTTTCCCCCGACAGGCGCGGCTCGGCCTATGGGGTGTTTAATACCGGTTATGGGCTGGCCTGGTTTGCCGGCAGCGCGCTGATGGGGGTGTTGTACGACATTTCCCTGCCCGCTCTCATTGCTTTTTCGGTCCTCAGCCAACTGGCGGCCGTGCCGGTGTTGTACCGTCTGACCAAGCAAGAAAGCATATGA
- a CDS encoding DNA mismatch repair protein MutS, producing the protein MTFYSILFARPEDRPTGESSEAPDFFTDLNLDQIVAAVTAGKQEYELTPLFYAPLTAVDAILYRQEIAQDLADETLMADINTFADQMSLIRRYLGMLAKLYYQRHREGWFLEAVLTYGAAVTQLAIDLGAASLRSPGLLAFRDYMTAYAASAEFTLLLAEARQVRAELAAITYGIIIHDSVVKVCHYEGESDYSVEVEATFAKFKQGAVKDYRSKLTIASGMNHVEAKILDLVAKLHPEAFDHLSQFCGRHTHFLDETIRTFDREVQFYIAYLSFIADIQRAGLSFCYPQISWQRKEVYDYAGFDLALAAKRVHEDAPVVVNDFYLKDGERILIVSGPNQGGKTTFARTFGQLHYLASLGCPVPGRQAQLYLCDRIFTHFEREENMSNLRGKLQDDLVRIDAILKQATPHSILIMNEIFASTTLQDALFLSQQIEERIMQLDLLCVWVTFIDELATAGEKTVSMVSTVAPDNPAERTYKILRRSADGLAYAMSIAEKHGLTYASIMERIPA; encoded by the coding sequence ATGACGTTTTACAGTATTCTGTTTGCCAGACCAGAAGATCGGCCAACCGGCGAAAGTTCTGAAGCGCCGGACTTTTTTACCGACTTGAATCTGGATCAGATTGTTGCGGCGGTGACGGCCGGTAAGCAGGAATATGAACTGACGCCCCTCTTTTATGCGCCGTTAACGGCCGTTGACGCCATCCTTTACCGTCAGGAAATTGCCCAGGATTTGGCGGATGAGACGCTCATGGCCGACATCAACACCTTTGCCGACCAGATGAGTCTGATACGGCGCTATCTGGGAATGTTGGCTAAGCTCTATTACCAGCGACACAGAGAAGGTTGGTTTTTGGAGGCGGTGCTAACTTACGGCGCCGCCGTAACCCAACTGGCGATTGATCTGGGCGCTGCCTCGCTGCGGTCACCTGGCTTGTTGGCTTTTCGTGACTATATGACCGCCTACGCCGCTTCGGCGGAATTTACGCTGCTGCTGGCCGAAGCGCGGCAGGTTCGCGCCGAACTGGCGGCCATCACCTACGGCATCATTATCCATGACAGCGTCGTCAAAGTCTGCCATTATGAAGGGGAAAGTGATTACAGCGTCGAAGTTGAGGCGACGTTCGCCAAGTTCAAACAGGGCGCGGTAAAAGATTACCGGTCCAAGCTGACCATTGCCTCCGGCATGAACCACGTCGAAGCGAAGATATTGGATTTGGTTGCCAAATTGCACCCGGAAGCTTTCGACCATCTTTCCCAGTTTTGCGGCCGGCATACCCATTTTCTCGATGAAACTATTCGTACATTTGACCGGGAAGTTCAGTTTTACATCGCTTACCTGAGCTTTATCGCCGACATCCAACGCGCCGGACTCTCTTTTTGTTACCCGCAGATTTCCTGGCAGCGTAAAGAGGTGTACGATTACGCTGGGTTTGATCTGGCCCTGGCGGCAAAGCGCGTCCATGAAGATGCGCCGGTGGTGGTGAATGACTTTTACCTCAAAGACGGAGAGCGTATTCTGATCGTTTCTGGCCCGAACCAGGGCGGCAAAACAACCTTCGCCCGCACTTTCGGCCAGCTTCATTACCTGGCCAGCCTGGGCTGCCCGGTTCCTGGTCGTCAGGCGCAGCTTTATCTGTGCGACCGGATTTTCACCCATTTTGAACGGGAAGAGAACATGAGCAATCTGCGCGGCAAATTGCAGGATGATCTGGTGCGCATTGACGCCATTTTAAAGCAGGCAACGCCGCACAGCATCCTGATCATGAATGAAATTTTTGCCTCTACCACGCTGCAAGACGCGCTTTTTCTCAGCCAACAAATCGAAGAGAGGATCATGCAGTTGGATTTATTGTGTGTGTGGGTGACGTTTATTGACGAGTTGGCGACCGCCGGTGAGAAAACGGTGAGCATGGTCAGTACGGTGGCGCCAGACAATCCGGCCGAGCGCACCTACAAAATTTTGCGGCGGTCGGCCGATGGGCTGGCTTATGCCATGTCTATTGCTGAGAAACATGGCCTGACGTATGCAAGTATTATGGAGCGTATTCCCGCGTGA
- a CDS encoding DNA mismatch repair protein MutS produces MKAFLMFPEQDFDWQRPLLPHHQPLIQDLELNTLFQAMAQDDDYIFEVSKKAVLASTRDVDVIRYRQSILQDCLNNTAVVRAIYQIPIEAILNKRRGWMGIYTSYPSGILNSAVEMVQMFMELLKKLKQIANTHAGQFQSEGFARFFAMIQTELNDDYFSLVQDHLKALKFRDGVLLSATVGRGNEGTDYVLRQPNDNDQNWLERVFSPKAPVYSFRLHPRDDHGARAVADLKNRGINLVANALAQSSDHIDSFFKMLRAELAFYVGCLNLADQLKQMGAPTAFPVPVDSTERRHTYGGLYDLCLALTLKQNIIGNDGAADGKDLVMITGANQGGKSTFLRSIGLAQLMMQCGLFVPADSFRANVCEAIFTHFKREEDASMTSGKLDEELSRMSLIVDAITPHSMLLFNESFAATNEREGSEIGRQIISALLEKRIKIFFVTHLYELAHGFYRRGMANAFFLRAERQEDGERTFKVTRGSPLQTSFGIDLYNNIFGKDQASLANLSNLRET; encoded by the coding sequence GTGAAAGCTTTTCTGATGTTTCCGGAGCAGGATTTTGATTGGCAACGGCCGTTGCTCCCTCACCACCAACCGCTCATTCAGGACCTGGAGCTAAACACTCTTTTTCAGGCGATGGCCCAAGACGACGACTATATTTTTGAAGTGTCGAAAAAGGCTGTTTTAGCCAGCACACGGGATGTGGACGTGATTCGCTACCGCCAAAGCATCTTGCAAGACTGTTTGAACAATACGGCCGTGGTCCGCGCCATCTACCAAATTCCCATCGAAGCCATCCTCAACAAACGGCGCGGTTGGATGGGCATTTACACCAGCTACCCCAGCGGCATCCTCAACAGTGCAGTGGAAATGGTGCAAATGTTTATGGAGCTGCTGAAAAAACTCAAGCAGATCGCCAATACACACGCCGGACAATTCCAATCCGAAGGCTTTGCGCGATTTTTTGCCATGATTCAGACAGAATTAAACGATGACTATTTTTCCCTGGTGCAAGACCATCTGAAAGCGTTAAAATTCCGCGATGGCGTGCTGCTCAGCGCCACCGTGGGCAGGGGGAATGAAGGAACGGATTACGTGCTGCGCCAACCCAACGACAACGACCAAAACTGGCTGGAGCGTGTGTTCTCCCCCAAAGCGCCGGTTTACAGCTTTCGCCTCCACCCCCGCGACGACCATGGCGCCCGCGCCGTGGCCGACCTGAAAAACCGGGGTATCAACCTGGTCGCCAACGCCCTGGCGCAATCTTCCGACCATATAGACAGCTTTTTCAAAATGCTGCGGGCTGAACTGGCGTTTTACGTGGGCTGTTTGAATCTGGCCGACCAGCTTAAGCAGATGGGCGCGCCGACTGCCTTTCCTGTACCGGTGGACAGCACCGAACGGCGGCATACCTACGGCGGCTTGTATGACCTTTGTCTGGCCCTGACCCTGAAGCAAAACATCATTGGCAACGATGGCGCCGCCGACGGCAAAGATCTGGTGATGATCACCGGCGCCAACCAGGGTGGTAAATCTACCTTTTTGCGTAGTATTGGTCTGGCGCAGTTGATGATGCAGTGCGGTCTGTTCGTCCCGGCAGACTCTTTCCGCGCCAATGTCTGCGAGGCAATCTTCACCCACTTCAAGCGGGAAGAAGACGCCTCCATGACCAGCGGTAAGCTGGATGAAGAACTCAGCCGGATGAGTCTCATTGTAGACGCCATCACGCCCCATTCGATGTTGTTGTTCAATGAGTCTTTCGCCGCAACAAATGAACGGGAAGGCTCGGAAATCGGCCGGCAAATCATCAGCGCCTTGTTGGAAAAACGAATCAAAATTTTCTTTGTGACCCATCTCTACGAACTGGCGCACGGCTTTTACCGGCGCGGCATGGCCAATGCTTTTTTCTTGCGGGCGGAAAGGCAAGAGGACGGCGAACGCACCTTCAAAGTCACCAGGGGGTCGCCTTTGCAGACGAGTTTTGGCATAGATTTGTACAACAATATCTTTGGTAAAGACCAGGCATCTCTCGCAAACTTGTCCAATCTGCGTGAAACATGA
- a CDS encoding dynamin family protein codes for MTTAALRELLQTAVTHLTQHPPTALLAARLQELQSRLTAGRFHLAVLGQFKRGKSSLLNALLGEPFLPTAVVPLTAIPTLITHGPERIVEVVFHDGRVTAVPPSALEQYVTETGNPGNVLGVARVDVRHPARLLAQGVVLIDTPGIGSTLGHNTETTLDFLAEVDAALFLLSADPPITAVEVEFLKAVQQHVSQLFFLLNKVDYLTPVEQAQALGFLADTLRQQAQLNGDLMLFPISARLALAARQQDDADGWQASGLAAVEARLFYFLNQEKQAALAQAIAAKAVDALHEAQQLLQTERRALTMPLDELQQKRDAFQETLVAARQKDTSSSQSLAAARRSVGFTQHGASTLGSGAKHWAGDASVSGASGYPLARDD; via the coding sequence ATGACGACGGCCGCACTTCGGGAATTACTGCAAACAGCCGTTACCCACCTGACCCAGCATCCGCCCACCGCGCTACTGGCGGCCCGCCTGCAAGAATTGCAAAGCCGTCTCACCGCCGGGCGCTTCCACCTGGCCGTGTTGGGCCAATTCAAACGAGGCAAAAGCAGCCTGCTGAATGCCTTGTTGGGCGAGCCATTTCTGCCAACGGCCGTTGTGCCCCTGACCGCCATTCCCACGCTTATCACGCATGGGCCGGAGCGCATCGTGGAGGTGGTGTTTCATGATGGCCGGGTAACGGCCGTGCCGCCATCGGCCCTGGAGCAATACGTTACAGAAACGGGCAACCCCGGCAACGTGCTGGGCGTGGCCCGCGTGGACGTGCGCCATCCGGCGCGGCTGTTGGCGCAAGGCGTGGTGCTGATAGACACACCGGGCATTGGCTCTACCCTGGGCCACAACACGGAAACGACCCTGGATTTTCTGGCCGAAGTAGACGCCGCCTTGTTTTTGCTCTCGGCCGACCCGCCAATAACGGCCGTTGAAGTAGAGTTCCTCAAAGCGGTGCAGCAGCACGTGAGCCAGCTCTTCTTTTTGCTCAATAAAGTGGATTACCTGACACCGGTCGAGCAGGCCCAGGCGCTGGGCTTTTTGGCCGACACCCTGCGCCAACAGGCGCAGCTAAACGGCGACCTGATGTTGTTTCCCATCTCGGCGCGTCTGGCTTTGGCGGCCCGGCAGCAGGATGATGCCGACGGCTGGCAGGCCAGCGGGCTGGCGGCCGTCGAAGCGCGGTTATTTTATTTTCTAAATCAGGAAAAACAGGCAGCGTTGGCGCAAGCCATTGCCGCTAAAGCAGTAGACGCGCTGCACGAAGCGCAGCAGCTGCTGCAAACGGAACGCCGGGCGCTGACTATGCCCCTGGACGAACTACAACAAAAGCGCGACGCCTTCCAGGAAACCCTGGTAGCCGCCCGCCAAAAGGATACCTCGTCTTCTCAATCGCTTGCAGCCGCTCGGCGCTCAGTTGGCTTTACGCAACACGGAGCATCTACGTTGGGCAGTGGTGCAAAACACTGGGCAGGTGATGCGTCAGTATCAGGCGCATCTGGATACCCGCTGGCAAGAGACGATTGA
- a CDS encoding iron ABC transporter permease yields the protein MATTSPLKKSPPYAAVNKHLTAARASIRRYGLPALLLFLPVFLFLLALGLGRYPITIADVGRVLLSPLFPGVADHVDQTAALLVLRIRLPRALAALLIGASLASTGAAFQGIFKNPLVDSNILGVTSGAGFGAALALLLLAPAWLVQTSAFFFGLLAVSLAFFGSRLYHSAPILVLTLMGILVGSLFGSLTSLLKYVADPLDALPAITFWLLGSLASVTWRSIPALLLITAVGALFLWLVRWRLNVLSLGEAEAATLGMNPTRLKLAIIVTATLMTAVAVSISGVIGWVGLVIPHAGRILVGPDHKRLIPATLSLGASFLLLIDLIARTLLPGEVPLGVLTGLIGVPILIVLLRRNRTGW from the coding sequence ATGGCTACGACATCACCGCTGAAGAAATCGCCGCCTTATGCGGCAGTGAATAAACATCTCACTGCAGCGCGGGCTTCTATACGGCGCTATGGTTTGCCCGCGCTGCTGCTGTTCCTGCCAGTTTTCTTGTTCTTGTTGGCGCTTGGCCTGGGGCGCTACCCCATAACGATTGCCGACGTGGGGCGTGTTTTGCTTTCGCCCCTGTTCCCCGGCGTGGCCGACCATGTGGACCAGACGGCGGCGCTGCTGGTGCTGCGCATCCGGCTGCCACGGGCGCTGGCGGCGCTGCTGATTGGGGCCAGCCTGGCCAGCACGGGCGCTGCCTTTCAGGGCATCTTCAAAAATCCCCTGGTTGATTCTAATATCCTGGGCGTGACCTCTGGCGCGGGTTTTGGCGCGGCGTTGGCTTTGCTGCTGCTGGCGCCAGCCTGGCTGGTGCAGACCTCGGCTTTCTTTTTTGGCTTATTGGCCGTGTCGCTGGCTTTTTTTGGCAGCCGTTTGTATCACAGCGCGCCTATTTTGGTGTTGACGCTGATGGGTATTTTGGTCGGTTCGCTCTTTGGCTCGCTGACCTCGCTGCTAAAGTATGTCGCCGATCCGCTGGACGCGCTGCCGGCGATTACTTTTTGGCTGTTGGGCAGCCTGGCCAGTGTTACCTGGCGCAGCATTCCGGCGCTGCTGCTGATCACGGCCGTTGGCGCGCTCTTTCTCTGGCTGGTGCGCTGGCGGCTGAATGTATTGTCGCTGGGTGAGGCCGAAGCGGCGACTCTGGGCATGAACCCCACCCGGTTGAAGTTGGCGATTATTGTGACGGCGACGTTGATGACGGCCGTAGCCGTCTCCATCAGCGGCGTCATTGGTTGGGTGGGGTTGGTTATCCCCCACGCCGGGCGCATTCTGGTGGGGCCAGACCACAAACGGCTGATTCCGGCGACCCTCAGTCTAGGGGCCAGTTTCCTGCTGCTGATTGACCTCATCGCCCGTACTCTGCTGCCCGGCGAAGTGCCGCTTGGCGTCCTCACCGGGCTGATCGGCGTGCCTATCCTCATTGTCCTGCTGCGACGCAACCGCACGGGGTGGTGA
- a CDS encoding ABC transporter substrate-binding protein has protein sequence MKIKPTFLFILLLALAACRPSAAEQPAPAAETAPTAVPDPTIAPDPTSRFTIQADEAVRGAVMAVYTTLFPDEQPDFVAAAADLLVTAGAAENAAYFLPGVALVAQTASADAADFITFAISPDGQQALIDIGALPASVTVTDQAGNTVAVPQPVRRVISAHGPTTFLVYGVGAGDRLVAASYLGARDPAGAAAMARMDPRFEEIKGDDAFAQRSFNVETAATLAPDLILGAARSEWLGTTAELGVPTILFEAETPERLQEAIRLSGQLFGPHAAAQAEAWIAYYEAILNTVREETAAVPADQRVRVLFTGSDPLQAASGEMYQTSLIEAAGGESVSVDLPGYWNDVNLEQIAVWNPDVIVIPPYGGATIAAITDSPEWQVLDAVQNGRVYQMPKLVAPWDTPAPDSVLGIVWLAERLHPGVVSLSCAAETRIFYNIFYGYDITAEEIAALCGSE, from the coding sequence ATGAAAATCAAACCAACATTCCTGTTCATTTTATTGTTGGCGCTGGCGGCGTGCCGCCCATCGGCAGCAGAGCAGCCCGCCCCCGCTGCGGAAACTGCGCCAACGGCCGTTCCCGATCCAACAATCGCCCCCGACCCAACATCTCGCTTTACCATTCAGGCAGACGAGGCAGTGCGCGGGGCGGTAATGGCCGTTTACACCACCCTTTTCCCTGACGAACAACCCGACTTCGTCGCTGCCGCCGCCGATCTGCTGGTTACAGCTGGCGCCGCCGAAAATGCCGCTTATTTCCTGCCCGGCGTCGCCCTGGTCGCCCAAACTGCAAGCGCCGACGCGGCCGATTTTATCACCTTTGCCATCTCCCCAGACGGACAGCAGGCGCTTATTGACATCGGCGCGCTGCCCGCCAGCGTCACCGTCACCGACCAGGCGGGCAATACGGTGGCAGTGCCGCAGCCGGTGCGCCGGGTGATCAGCGCCCACGGGCCGACCACTTTTCTGGTTTACGGCGTCGGCGCGGGCGACCGGTTGGTGGCCGCCAGTTACCTGGGCGCGCGCGACCCCGCCGGGGCGGCAGCAATGGCTCGCATGGACCCCCGTTTTGAAGAAATTAAAGGGGACGACGCCTTTGCTCAGCGCAGTTTTAACGTGGAAACGGCCGCCACACTTGCCCCTGACCTGATTTTGGGCGCGGCTCGTTCCGAATGGTTGGGCACAACGGCCGAGTTGGGTGTGCCCACCATCCTTTTTGAAGCTGAGACCCCGGAACGTTTGCAAGAAGCTATCCGCCTCAGCGGCCAACTGTTTGGCCCCCATGCCGCCGCCCAGGCTGAGGCGTGGATCGCCTATTACGAGGCCATCCTGAATACTGTTCGGGAAGAAACAGCCGCTGTTCCCGCCGACCAGCGCGTGCGCGTCCTCTTCACCGGCTCTGATCCACTGCAAGCAGCCAGCGGCGAGATGTACCAGACCAGCCTCATTGAGGCGGCCGGGGGCGAATCTGTCAGCGTTGACCTGCCCGGCTACTGGAACGATGTCAATCTGGAGCAAATCGCTGTCTGGAACCCGGATGTTATCGTCATTCCTCCCTATGGTGGCGCAACCATTGCAGCCATTACCGACAGCCCGGAATGGCAGGTATTAGACGCGGTGCAGAACGGCCGTGTCTACCAAATGCCCAAATTAGTCGCCCCCTGGGACACGCCCGCGCCCGATTCAGTGTTGGGCATTGTCTGGCTGGCCGAAAGGCTGCACCCCGGCGTTGTGAGCCTGTCGTGTGCCGCTGAAACAAGAATCTTCTACAATATCTTCTATGGCTACGACATCACCGCTGAAGAAATCGCCGCCTTATGCGGCAGTGAATAA
- the crcB gene encoding fluoride efflux transporter CrcB, with translation MNRFLFIALGAAFGANARYLIGLWAGNRLGADFPYGTLIVNISGSFVLGFLLTLGTGRLQLSPEARLLLAVGFLGSFTTFSSYAVESLTLWREAGFWRSLLNVAANNLVGLVAVALGVTLARWLSGGG, from the coding sequence ATGAACCGATTTTTATTCATCGCTCTGGGTGCGGCGTTTGGCGCGAATGCCCGCTATCTAATAGGTCTGTGGGCCGGGAACCGGCTGGGGGCAGATTTTCCCTATGGCACGTTGATTGTGAACATCAGCGGCAGCTTTGTGCTGGGCTTTTTGTTGACGCTGGGCACAGGGCGGCTGCAACTGTCGCCAGAGGCGCGGCTGCTGCTGGCAGTGGGCTTTTTGGGTTCGTTCACCACATTTTCTTCTTATGCGGTGGAGAGCCTGACCCTGTGGCGCGAGGCTGGTTTTTGGCGCAGCTTGTTGAATGTCGCGGCGAACAATCTGGTGGGTTTGGTGGCTGTCGCCCTGGGGGTGACGCTGGCCCGTTGGCTGTCGGGCGGAGGATAA